In the genome of Palaemon carinicauda isolate YSFRI2023 chromosome 13, ASM3689809v2, whole genome shotgun sequence, one region contains:
- the LOC137651586 gene encoding uncharacterized protein, protein MVTSPKYPQLNGHAEAAVKTIKYLNMKTAWFGNIDCEDFDHGLLELRNTPNSTGRCPTQILNDRPVGSFISTYPKAFSKECQVKTEHCDCHTDARYEKLKTKHDPCAG, encoded by the coding sequence ATGGTAACCTCACCAAAATACCCGCAATTGAATGGCCACGCTGAAGCTGCTGTGAAGACAATTAAGTACCTCAACATGAAGACAGCCTGGTTTGGCAACATCGACTGTGAAGATTTTGACCATGGCTTACTGGAACTCAGGAATACTCCTAATTCTACGGGACGCTGCCCTACCCAGATCCTGAATGACCGCCCTGTAGGGTCCTTTATCTCTACTTATCCAAAAGCATTTTCCAAGGAGTGTCAGGTCAAAACTGAACACTGTGACTGCCACACTGATGCCCGCTATGAAAAGTTAAAAACCAAGCATGACCCTTGCGCAGGTTGA